The genomic region TTACTTTCGAATGGTATAAAACTCAACCAGTGCCGTTTTGTTACAATTGATTCATGTAACCTCGAAAAACCCCAGTATGAAGGCGGCGGAGGAAACGGCTACATGTACACAATTGAATCAAATGACTGCCTGATTGAGAATAGCAGGGCAAATGACGGAAGGCATAATTATGATTTCAAATATCCTTACAGCAACGGCAATGTTATATTGAAATGCAGGGGCGAGAATTCAAGATATGCAAGCGATTTTCATATGTACCTCAGTATGTCAAATCTGGTAGACGCCTGTACATTCAATAAGGATTTTATTGAATCAACCTTCAGACCCTATGGTGGCCCGCTTCACGGGTATACTTCATCACAATCGGTATTTTACAATATTACCGGTGAAGCTTACCATGACGGCATTTCTTATCTGATTGAGTCAAAACAGTTCGGTAACGGTTATATAATCGGAACTTCCGGCCCTGCTGATGAAGTAATGGTTGACCCGGTACAAGGCACTATGAACGGCTATGATTATAACACATCTCCGCGCGATTTTAAAGAAGGGGTTGGTTACGGGGCATATCTAGAACCTTCCTCACTTTATCTGGATCAGCGGTCTCGAAGAAAATCGGATAAGTATCCTGTTTCGGGATTTACACTGAAAATAATTACCATTGATGCTAAAACACGGCTTCCCCTTTCAGGAAGTGTAATTAAGGCATTCAGTGACACCCTGATAACCAACCAGGATGGAATTGTTGAATTCAGCGATATGCCCGAACTGGTCAGAATAAAAACAAAGAAAGAACATTATCTGCCTGTTCCTGAAATGAATCTGCATTTAAAGGGAGATAGCACGATTACCCTTTTGCTGACCCTTGAACAATTCGATGTTTCCGTCACTGTTTTGAAGGCCGGCTCAACAGATCCGTTGAGCAATACCACAATCATCCTCGGAACTTCATCACAGGTTTCCAATACAGCCGGTAAATCTTTTTTTAATAATATCCTCAGGGGCTCCATGCCGTATTCAATTACTAAAACTTATTATGGCTCACTGCAGGGAGATATAACCATATCCTCGGATACTTCATTTACGTTTTATATGACAAAAACCGAAGGTATTCTCAGATTCAGACTAAGGGAAGGGAACACCCCGGTTTATAATGCATCAGTAATAGTCAATGATGATACTTTGAGTAGCAGCGCTATTGGCGATGCGGTTTTTAGTCCTTTGCCGTTGAACGGGTCTTACTCATACCGGGTGGTAAAAACCGGTTACCAGGAAGTAACCGGATCTGTCATGCTGACAAATGACACCCTTGTACTAGTGGCCATGATACCTGTAATCATTAATTCAGAGGACGGGTCAGCAGCAAAGGGAATTCAGATTTGGCCTAATCCCGCTAATGACCGGCTTCATTTTACACCTGGTAATGATTTAAACGAAGGCACCATCGAAATCATGAATATGCAGGGAATGGTTCTTTATAAAACAAAAAAAATCAACAGCGAAAATGAGATTGACATCCATTCGTTAACGCCCGGTTCTTATATTTTCCGTTTTCGTTCTCAAAAGAATGTTTTTATATCAAATTTTGTAAAAAACTAAAGAATACCGTAAAACACTGAACATGAACACCGATTTAAGAATATTGAAGATTGTATTATTAATCGTAAATCGTATATCGTAAAATCGTAAATCTCTTAAATATTCAGATAGAAATCCGCAGTAAGATCCCTGTATTCCTCCGAATATCCATCCTTCTCCCCTTTTCTGATTAAAATTTCATTGGTTTCAAAATTGGCAGTATGTTGCCGGCCAAATTCCACAAGGCATCGGGTGAAGTTTTTACCCGGATAAGGCCGCACAGTAGATTTTCTATAAACATAAAGCTGATTAAACCAGGCATGGTTTATAAACTGATCTGACTGATCGTAGGGCAGAATTACTGCCAAATGCCCGGTCGGAGATAAAAGTTTGATCGAATTATGAATGAGGGTTTCCGCATCAAGCCTGTCGTCATGACGTGCCAAAGACCGTTTTCCATCCGGCGGTTTTAATGAATTTCTGAAATACGGCGGATTGGATACGATTACATCATATGTGAACAGTGTTTCAAGGGCATATTGCTGAAAAGGCTTGCAATATACCTGTATCCTGTCCTTCCATGGTGAATTTTTAAAATTAACTGTGGCCTGATCCGAGGCATCCGGATCTATTTCAACCGCATCGATAAAGGAATCTGAACGTTGCGCGCACATTAACGCGATAAGGCCTGTACCGGTTCCGACATCAAGGATCCGTTCAGCGTTTTTTACTTCAGTCCATGCTCCAAGCAGAACACCGTCAGTGCCGACCTTCATGGCACACCGATCCTGAATTACTGTAAATCGCCTGAATGCAAAGTAATCATTCGACACTTTAAGAGAT from Bacteroidales bacterium harbors:
- a CDS encoding methyltransferase: MSNDYFAFRRFTVIQDRCAMKVGTDGVLLGAWTEVKNAERILDVGTGTGLIALMCAQRSDSFIDAVEIDPDASDQATVNFKNSPWKDRIQVYCKPFQQYALETLFTYDVIVSNPPYFRNSLKPPDGKRSLARHDDRLDAETLIHNSIKLLSPTGHLAVILPYDQSDQFINHAWFNQLYVYRKSTVRPYPGKNFTRCLVEFGRQHTANFETNEILIRKGEKDGYSEEYRDLTADFYLNI